The following coding sequences lie in one Aquipuribacter nitratireducens genomic window:
- a CDS encoding O-methyltransferase, which translates to MDIVDPTVARYVLDHCSPGEDDLLAELAAETRERYPDSAGMQITADEGALLAMLVRLCGARDAVEVGVFTGYSSLWVARALPGDGRLLALDVSDEWTSLARRYWERAGVVDRIELRLGPAADALRALPDEPVLDFAFVDADKEGYPTYYEEVVRRLRPGGLVVLDNVLREGRVVDPAQQGPADAAIRRVNDAVVADTRVDSVMLPVRDGVTVARRRPA; encoded by the coding sequence ATGGACATCGTCGACCCGACCGTCGCCCGCTACGTCCTCGACCACTGCTCGCCGGGCGAGGACGATCTCCTGGCCGAGCTCGCGGCCGAGACCCGCGAGCGCTACCCCGACTCCGCCGGCATGCAGATCACCGCCGACGAGGGCGCGCTGCTCGCGATGCTCGTCCGGTTGTGCGGTGCGCGGGACGCCGTGGAGGTCGGCGTCTTCACCGGCTACTCGTCCCTGTGGGTCGCGCGGGCACTGCCCGGGGACGGGCGCCTGCTCGCGCTCGACGTGAGCGACGAGTGGACGTCGCTGGCGCGCCGGTACTGGGAACGGGCCGGTGTCGTGGACCGCATCGAGCTGCGACTCGGGCCGGCCGCCGACGCGCTCCGTGCGCTGCCGGACGAACCCGTCCTCGACTTCGCGTTCGTCGACGCCGACAAGGAGGGCTACCCGACGTACTACGAGGAGGTCGTCCGCCGGCTGCGGCCGGGCGGGCTCGTCGTGCTCGACAACGTCCTGCGGGAGGGCCGTGTCGTCGACCCGGCGCAGCAGGGCCCCGCCGACGCCGCGATCCGCCGCGTCAACGACGCGGTCGTCGCCGACACGAGGGTCGACTCCGTCATGCTGCCGGTCCGTGACGGTGTCACCGTGGCGCGGCGTCGCCCCGCTTGA
- a CDS encoding DUF2200 domain-containing protein → MPGHRIFATPFASIYPHYVAKAERKGRTKAEVDEVIEWLTGYDDAGLQETLTDQRDLETFFARAPAMNPNASLITGVICGVRVEDIDDPLMQRIRWMDKVVDEVARGKKMASIKRGDAAPR, encoded by the coding sequence GTGCCCGGTCACCGCATCTTCGCGACGCCGTTCGCGAGCATCTACCCGCACTACGTCGCGAAGGCCGAGCGGAAGGGCCGGACGAAGGCGGAGGTGGACGAGGTGATCGAGTGGCTCACGGGCTACGACGACGCCGGGCTGCAGGAGACGCTCACCGACCAGCGCGACCTCGAGACGTTCTTCGCCCGGGCGCCGGCGATGAACCCGAACGCGTCGCTCATCACCGGCGTGATCTGCGGGGTGCGCGTGGAGGACATCGACGACCCGCTCATGCAGCGGATCCGCTGGATGGACAAGGTCGTCGACGAGGTCGCGCGCGGCAAGAAGATGGCATCGATCAAGCGGGGCGACGCCGCGCCACGGTGA
- a CDS encoding carboxymuconolactone decarboxylase family protein — MTSSARQEWAEETYACLFGPRDRDAPETHPELMAILRGVVFGDVFRTGELDDATRELVTVTVLSVLGTGRQLGAHTHAALNVGVPPVSLREAVYQLAPFVGFPRTLTALVTVDDVLTARGVELPLPDQGTVGEDERYERGLEIQAPLYGTEIRDNLADLPAPFDEALPRFLTEWCFGDFYTREGLTLAQRELLVLCALTALGDTGPQLTPHARACLEVGNSRETVLAAIVHCLPYVGFPRTLAAVRAVKGL, encoded by the coding sequence ATGACGTCGTCCGCCCGCCAGGAGTGGGCCGAGGAGACGTACGCGTGTCTCTTCGGCCCGCGTGACCGCGATGCCCCCGAGACCCACCCCGAGCTCATGGCGATCCTGCGGGGCGTCGTCTTCGGCGACGTGTTCCGCACCGGCGAGCTCGACGACGCGACCCGGGAGCTCGTCACCGTCACGGTCCTCTCGGTGCTGGGCACCGGGCGCCAGCTCGGCGCCCACACCCACGCCGCGCTGAACGTGGGGGTGCCGCCCGTGTCGCTCCGCGAGGCGGTGTACCAGCTCGCGCCCTTCGTCGGGTTCCCACGCACCCTCACCGCCCTCGTCACCGTCGACGACGTGCTCACGGCGCGAGGCGTCGAGCTCCCGCTGCCCGACCAGGGCACCGTCGGAGAGGACGAGCGGTACGAGCGCGGCCTCGAGATCCAGGCCCCGCTGTACGGCACGGAGATCCGCGACAACCTCGCCGACCTGCCCGCGCCGTTCGACGAGGCGTTGCCCCGGTTCCTCACCGAGTGGTGCTTCGGCGACTTCTACACGCGCGAGGGGCTCACGCTCGCCCAGCGGGAGCTGCTCGTCCTGTGCGCCCTCACGGCCCTGGGCGACACGGGGCCGCAGCTGACGCCGCACGCCCGCGCGTGCCTGGAGGTCGGCAACAGCCGCGAGACGGTCCTCGCCGCGATCGTCCACTGCCTGCCGTACGTCGGCTTCCCCCGCACCCTCGCCGCCGTCCGCGCCGTGAAAGGACTCTGA
- a CDS encoding potassium channel family protein has protein sequence MVGLALVLVALTDLFRTLWRPSGVGHVTRPVMRATWRVTRRLARRRSSLDVAGPLGLALVLLSWALLTVAGFTLVYWPHVPGGVVLSDGLAAAERSNALDALYLSLVTEVTLGYGDVVPQNTWLRVAAPLQAFVGFVILTGAVTWTLQVYPALGRRRMLALRLSRLADVGATARLAAMDDSTAVAVLEPVVDDLTRVRVDVDQYNVSYWFSDADRDASLAVRSSVLLDLAEAATACPGAGTRTLGDSLRRESDDLASALQDHDLVRDVPGAPHASSRAVFAAWAADHSGRGA, from the coding sequence GTGGTCGGTCTCGCCCTGGTGCTGGTGGCGCTCACCGACCTGTTCCGCACGTTGTGGCGTCCCAGCGGCGTCGGGCACGTCACCCGCCCGGTCATGCGGGCCACCTGGCGGGTGACGCGGCGCCTCGCGCGCCGTCGCTCGTCCCTCGACGTCGCCGGGCCCCTCGGCCTCGCGCTCGTCCTCCTGTCGTGGGCTCTGCTGACGGTGGCCGGGTTCACGCTCGTGTACTGGCCGCACGTCCCCGGCGGTGTGGTCCTGTCGGACGGGCTCGCGGCCGCGGAACGCTCGAACGCCCTCGACGCGCTCTACCTGTCGCTCGTCACCGAGGTGACCCTCGGCTACGGCGACGTCGTGCCCCAGAACACGTGGCTGCGGGTCGCCGCGCCGCTCCAGGCCTTCGTCGGCTTCGTCATCCTCACGGGCGCGGTCACGTGGACGCTGCAGGTGTACCCCGCGCTGGGCCGGCGCCGGATGCTCGCGCTCCGGCTGAGCCGGCTCGCGGACGTGGGCGCGACGGCCCGGCTCGCGGCGATGGACGACTCGACGGCGGTCGCGGTCCTCGAGCCGGTCGTCGACGACCTCACCCGGGTCCGTGTCGACGTCGACCAGTACAACGTCAGCTACTGGTTCTCCGACGCCGACCGCGACGCCAGCCTCGCCGTGCGCTCGTCCGTGCTCCTCGACCTCGCGGAGGCGGCGACGGCGTGCCCGGGGGCAGGGACCCGCACGCTCGGTGACTCGCTGCGGCGCGAGAGCGACGACCTGGCGAGCGCCCTGCAGGACCACGACCTCGTCCGCGACGTGCCGGGCGCCCCGCACGCGAGCAGCCGCGCGGTCTTCGCCGCCTGGGCCGCCGACCACTCCGGCCGAGGGGCGTGA
- a CDS encoding mechanosensitive ion channel family protein, producing the protein MREALTSAYVTVVDFVPRLLLFLVILLVGWLLARLLAKALARVLERVGFDRAVERGGIGRMLEHSRYDASGLVSRLVFYGLLLLVLQLAFGVFGPNPVSELLTAVIAFLPRLVVAIVIVVVAAAIAAAVKDLVASALGGLSYGRGLATASSVLILGIGVIAALNQVGIATTVTTPILVTVLATIGGILVVGVGGGLIRPMQSRWEGYLQTASRESDNVKREVRRERERRESAAVEREAAEREAAEREDDAYAAAPSYGTDPAYEAYGGGTYEDLEQPRGRPPEVDLTDDATRQHDEQPERRW; encoded by the coding sequence ATGAGAGAGGCCCTCACCTCGGCCTACGTCACCGTCGTGGACTTCGTGCCGCGGCTCCTGCTCTTCCTCGTCATCCTCCTCGTGGGCTGGCTGCTCGCGAGGCTGCTGGCCAAGGCGCTCGCCCGGGTCCTCGAGCGGGTCGGCTTCGACCGCGCCGTCGAGCGGGGCGGGATCGGTCGGATGCTCGAGCACAGCAGGTACGACGCCTCCGGTCTCGTGTCGCGCCTGGTGTTCTACGGGCTGCTGCTGCTCGTGCTCCAGCTCGCCTTCGGCGTCTTCGGGCCGAACCCGGTGAGCGAGCTCCTCACGGCCGTCATCGCGTTCCTGCCGCGGCTCGTCGTCGCGATCGTCATCGTCGTCGTGGCCGCCGCCATCGCCGCCGCCGTCAAGGACCTCGTCGCCTCCGCCCTCGGCGGGCTGTCGTACGGGCGGGGCCTCGCCACGGCGTCGAGCGTGCTGATCCTCGGGATCGGCGTCATCGCCGCCCTCAACCAGGTCGGGATCGCCACGACCGTCACCACCCCGATCCTCGTCACCGTCCTCGCGACGATCGGCGGCATCCTCGTGGTCGGCGTCGGTGGCGGCCTGATCCGGCCGATGCAGTCGCGCTGGGAGGGCTACCTGCAGACCGCGAGCCGCGAGAGCGACAACGTGAAGCGCGAGGTCAGGCGGGAGCGCGAGCGCCGGGAGTCGGCCGCGGTGGAGCGCGAGGCCGCCGAACGCGAGGCCGCCGAGCGTGAGGACGACGCGTACGCCGCGGCACCGTCGTACGGCACCGACCCGGCGTACGAGGCGTACGGCGGCGGCACCTACGAGGACCTCGAGCAGCCGCGCGGGCGTCCCCCCGAGGTCGACCTCACCGACGACGCGACGCGTCAGCACGACGAGCAGCCCGAGCGCCGCTGGTGA
- a CDS encoding ATP-binding SpoIIE family protein phosphatase, producing the protein MTPTSSDARLPAEVPAAAVRAALGRDADDPVLRGAVDLLLASPLPMVYAHGPEHRLLYNRAYAELLGPAHPAAFGAPAREALPHSDWDVVGDPTIVRTVVGAGEGVLRADDRENRDDGGLVPDGDAVPRTWTRGHSPVRASDGRTTGMLTVAVETTHALTGLDRLSRLAAVLTGALSSDDVVRAALRHAVTELDVDYARLWLEDKARGGWTSVRRLADDVSDPATERLPLVWTGVTPNPDPRVSGVAERGEAVWLDELRPGDVAPADVPTVDGVVELDDADRALRSVALVPLEGTVGLLTLGRFVPRAFRHDERALLVSSTRLVGRALARARAFEEERGSGRLLQGSLLPDRLPVREDLVVAARHEAPGARGRTGGDFYDAFVVDDGQVALVVGDAMSHGAVAAAVTGQVRAALRALALADPSPAAVLSAGDRVFRSIAETNDAAPEGGFLTVAYVLLDPRTGHACAASAGHPAPAVRRADGSRLLDLEAGPPLGMPGTHPVVELDLAPGDLLLLYTDGLVERRGRPLAAGLEALVGRLDDLADADPYEVSARLLDEHRAGSDDDVAVLAVQRTGAPHRTAETVLPADTTAPRLARRWVAAQLEAGGGHPRSDDVEAAVTEVVTNTVLHARTPSRLSLRHGEGRVVVEVVDQGRGGPVEVQVVEADATRGRGLALVAEVTDAWGSQRTTTGQRVWFEVHDEQPVGRGQ; encoded by the coding sequence ATGACCCCGACCAGCAGCGACGCCCGGCTGCCCGCCGAGGTCCCTGCTGCCGCCGTGCGCGCCGCGCTGGGCCGCGACGCCGACGACCCCGTCCTCCGGGGCGCCGTCGACCTCCTCCTCGCCTCCCCCTTGCCGATGGTGTACGCCCACGGTCCCGAGCACCGCCTCCTGTACAACCGGGCCTACGCCGAGCTGCTCGGCCCCGCCCACCCCGCGGCGTTCGGGGCCCCCGCGCGGGAGGCCCTGCCGCACAGCGACTGGGACGTCGTGGGGGACCCCACCATCGTGCGGACCGTCGTCGGCGCGGGCGAGGGCGTCCTTCGCGCCGACGACCGGGAGAACCGTGACGACGGGGGGCTCGTGCCGGACGGCGACGCGGTGCCGCGGACGTGGACGCGAGGGCACTCCCCCGTCCGCGCGTCGGACGGGCGGACGACCGGGATGCTGACGGTCGCCGTCGAGACCACGCACGCGCTGACCGGCCTCGACCGGCTCAGCCGGCTCGCGGCCGTCCTCACGGGCGCGCTGTCGAGCGACGACGTCGTCCGCGCGGCGCTGCGCCACGCCGTCACGGAGCTCGACGTCGACTACGCGCGACTGTGGCTGGAGGACAAGGCCCGGGGCGGCTGGACCAGCGTGCGGCGGCTCGCCGACGACGTCTCGGACCCCGCGACCGAGCGGCTCCCGCTGGTGTGGACGGGCGTCACGCCGAACCCGGACCCGCGCGTCAGCGGCGTCGCGGAGCGTGGCGAGGCGGTGTGGCTCGACGAGCTGCGCCCCGGCGACGTCGCCCCCGCCGACGTCCCCACCGTCGACGGCGTCGTCGAGCTCGACGACGCCGACCGCGCCCTGCGCAGCGTCGCGCTCGTGCCACTGGAGGGCACGGTCGGCCTGCTCACACTCGGGCGCTTCGTGCCCCGCGCGTTCCGGCACGACGAGCGTGCTCTCCTCGTGTCCTCGACCCGCCTCGTCGGACGCGCCCTCGCCCGGGCCCGGGCGTTCGAGGAGGAGCGGGGCAGCGGCCGACTGCTCCAGGGCAGCCTGCTCCCGGACCGGCTCCCCGTGCGGGAGGACCTCGTCGTCGCCGCCCGCCACGAGGCGCCCGGGGCCCGGGGCCGGACCGGTGGCGACTTCTACGACGCCTTCGTCGTCGACGACGGCCAGGTCGCGCTCGTGGTCGGCGACGCCATGAGCCACGGCGCGGTCGCGGCGGCGGTGACGGGGCAGGTGCGCGCCGCCCTCCGCGCCCTCGCGCTCGCCGACCCCAGCCCGGCTGCCGTGCTGAGCGCGGGCGACCGGGTGTTCCGCTCGATCGCGGAGACCAACGACGCCGCACCCGAGGGCGGCTTCCTCACCGTCGCCTACGTGCTCCTCGACCCGCGGACGGGCCACGCCTGCGCGGCGAGCGCCGGGCACCCCGCGCCGGCCGTCCGCCGCGCCGACGGCAGCCGGCTCCTCGACCTGGAGGCAGGTCCGCCGCTGGGTATGCCCGGTACCCACCCGGTCGTCGAGCTCGACCTGGCGCCCGGCGACCTCCTCCTCCTCTACACCGACGGGCTCGTCGAGCGCAGGGGACGCCCGCTCGCCGCGGGTCTCGAGGCCCTCGTCGGCCGCCTCGACGACCTCGCCGACGCCGACCCCTACGAGGTGTCCGCGCGGCTGCTCGACGAGCACCGCGCCGGCAGCGACGACGACGTCGCCGTCCTCGCGGTGCAGCGCACGGGCGCCCCGCACCGCACCGCCGAGACGGTGCTCCCGGCCGACACGACGGCGCCGCGGCTGGCCCGCCGGTGGGTGGCCGCGCAGCTCGAGGCCGGCGGCGGCCACCCGCGGAGCGACGACGTCGAGGCCGCGGTCACCGAGGTCGTGACGAACACCGTGCTCCATGCGCGGACCCCGTCGCGCCTGTCGCTGCGTCACGGGGAGGGCAGGGTCGTCGTCGAGGTCGTCGACCAGGGCCGTGGCGGCCCGGTCGAGGTGCAGGTCGTCGAGGCCGACGCGACGCGCGGCCGGGGGCTCGCGCTCGTCGCGGAGGTCACGGACGCGTGGGGCAGCCAGCGCACGACGACGGGGCAGCGGGTGTGGTTCGAGGTGCACGACGAGCAGCCGGTCGGCCGCGGACAGTGA
- a CDS encoding SpoIIE family protein phosphatase, with amino-acid sequence MRGPLLEATGALRPAYEQVDWAASPLGPPRDWAPELRSTLYVALTTRFAATLLWGPEYVLVYNEAYAELIGEKHPAALGRPAQEVFPEIWDDIEPLLDGVMETGVATFPLDMRLDMVRNGALDEGYFTYCYSPVAAPDGTVLGILDIALETTGHVVDRRRLDVLGRLGIALADVDDAGELVAVTSDLLGKAVDDLPKVDVVLGGAAEVAATSWHGATPPAHVGLEDVVVADGPEGRVAWLALPVQGPRARRPLLAVLLNPLAAEDEAYRDFLVLVARAIGAAVDRVNAHEQERSEAAATRAMSEALQRSMLTDPPDLAPLDVAVRYLPARNDSRVGGDWYDAFRLPDDDACLVIGDVAGHDQRAAAVMGQVRNVLRGVAQSVGTPPSRVLGALDRAMDQLGVAAMSSALVLVAGRGGEHSSLGPLDGSTPVVFSSAGHLPPLLLSPDGTARLLWTDADLMLGVDPRAERHDTRVDLAPGATLLLFTDGLVERRDVGLEQGLERLREAAADLHHLGLEALCDAVLTQVGGAPEDDLALLAVRRRTG; translated from the coding sequence GTGCGCGGACCCCTGCTCGAGGCCACAGGTGCGCTGCGGCCTGCCTACGAGCAGGTCGACTGGGCGGCCTCGCCCCTCGGACCCCCGCGCGACTGGGCACCGGAGCTGCGCAGCACCCTCTACGTCGCGCTCACCACCCGCTTCGCGGCGACCCTCCTGTGGGGCCCGGAGTACGTGCTCGTGTACAACGAGGCGTACGCGGAGCTCATCGGGGAGAAGCACCCGGCCGCGCTCGGGCGCCCCGCCCAGGAGGTGTTCCCCGAGATCTGGGACGACATCGAGCCGCTCCTCGACGGGGTCATGGAGACCGGGGTCGCGACCTTCCCCCTCGACATGCGCCTCGACATGGTGCGCAACGGCGCCCTCGACGAGGGCTACTTCACCTACTGCTACTCCCCCGTGGCCGCGCCGGACGGCACGGTGCTCGGCATCCTCGACATCGCCCTCGAGACGACCGGGCACGTCGTCGACCGGCGCCGCCTCGACGTGCTCGGCCGACTCGGCATCGCCCTCGCCGACGTCGACGACGCCGGCGAGCTCGTCGCCGTGACGAGCGACCTCCTCGGCAAGGCGGTCGACGACCTGCCGAAGGTCGACGTCGTCCTCGGGGGTGCCGCCGAGGTCGCCGCCACCTCGTGGCACGGCGCCACCCCGCCGGCGCACGTGGGCCTGGAGGACGTGGTCGTCGCCGACGGCCCCGAAGGCAGGGTCGCGTGGCTCGCGCTGCCCGTGCAGGGCCCGCGGGCCCGGCGGCCGCTGCTCGCCGTGCTGCTCAACCCCCTCGCCGCGGAGGACGAGGCGTACCGCGACTTCCTCGTCCTCGTCGCGCGAGCCATCGGCGCCGCGGTCGACCGCGTGAACGCCCACGAGCAGGAGCGGTCCGAGGCCGCCGCGACGCGGGCGATGTCGGAGGCCCTGCAGCGCAGCATGCTCACCGACCCGCCGGACCTCGCCCCGCTCGACGTCGCGGTGCGGTACCTGCCTGCGCGCAACGACAGCCGCGTCGGCGGCGACTGGTACGACGCCTTCCGGCTGCCCGACGACGACGCGTGCCTCGTCATCGGGGACGTCGCCGGTCACGACCAGCGGGCGGCCGCCGTCATGGGGCAGGTGCGCAACGTGCTGCGCGGGGTCGCGCAGAGCGTCGGCACCCCGCCGTCGCGCGTGCTCGGGGCGCTCGACCGGGCCATGGACCAGCTCGGCGTCGCCGCCATGTCGAGCGCGCTCGTCCTCGTCGCCGGCCGCGGCGGCGAGCACAGCTCCCTCGGGCCGCTCGACGGCTCGACCCCCGTCGTCTTCTCCAGCGCCGGCCACCTGCCGCCGCTGCTGCTGTCGCCCGACGGCACGGCCCGTCTGCTGTGGACCGACGCCGACCTCATGCTCGGCGTCGACCCGCGGGCCGAGCGGCACGACACCCGTGTCGACCTCGCTCCCGGCGCGACGCTGCTGCTGTTCACCGACGGGCTGGTCGAGCGACGCGACGTCGGCCTCGAGCAGGGGCTCGAGCGGTTGCGCGAGGCGGCGGCCGACCTCCACCACCTCGGCCTCGAGGCGCTGTGCGACGCGGTGCTCACCCAGGTCGGCGGGGCGCCGGAGGACGACCTCGCGCTCCTCGCCGTGCGGCGTCGCACCGGGTGA
- a CDS encoding glucose 1-dehydrogenase: MSDNAQQPAQQQTPPGTQSEMTPVPDCGEDSYVGHGRLEGRRALVTGADSGIGRAVAIAFAREGADVVLSYLSEDGDAEDTARLVEDAGRKAVLVKGDISQREVCRDLVRRTVDELGGIDVLVNNAAFQMNHDSLEEVDDEEWERTWATNVHAMFWITKDALPHMGEGASIINSSSVNSDMPSPGLAPYAATKAAIANFSASLAQLLGERGIRVNSVAPGPVWTPLIPSTMPEEKVASFGGNTPLGRAGQPRELAPVYVLLASDDGSYVSGARVAVTGGRPVL, encoded by the coding sequence ATGAGCGACAACGCCCAGCAGCCCGCACAGCAGCAGACCCCACCCGGCACGCAGTCGGAGATGACGCCCGTCCCCGACTGCGGGGAGGACAGCTACGTCGGCCACGGCCGCCTCGAGGGTCGCCGGGCGCTCGTCACCGGCGCGGACAGCGGCATCGGCCGCGCCGTCGCCATCGCATTCGCTCGGGAGGGCGCCGACGTCGTCCTGTCGTACCTGTCGGAGGACGGCGACGCGGAGGACACCGCCCGCCTCGTCGAGGACGCCGGCCGGAAGGCGGTCCTCGTCAAGGGCGACATCTCGCAGCGCGAGGTGTGCCGCGACCTCGTCAGGCGGACGGTCGACGAGCTCGGCGGGATCGACGTCCTCGTCAACAACGCCGCCTTCCAGATGAACCACGACTCGCTGGAGGAGGTCGACGACGAGGAGTGGGAGCGCACGTGGGCGACGAACGTCCACGCGATGTTCTGGATCACGAAGGACGCCCTGCCCCACATGGGCGAAGGTGCCTCGATCATCAACAGCTCCTCGGTCAACTCCGACATGCCCTCGCCCGGCCTCGCGCCGTACGCGGCGACGAAGGCGGCCATCGCGAACTTCTCCGCGAGCCTCGCCCAGCTCCTCGGCGAGCGGGGCATCCGGGTCAACAGCGTCGCGCCCGGACCGGTGTGGACCCCGCTCATCCCGTCGACGATGCCGGAGGAGAAGGTGGCGTCGTTCGGGGGCAACACCCCGCTCGGTCGGGCGGGGCAGCCCAGGGAGCTGGCGCCCGTGTACGTGCTGCTCGCGAGCGACGACGGCAGCTACGTGTCGGGCGCGCGCGTGGCGGTCACCGGGGGTCGCCCGGTGCTCTGA
- a CDS encoding TIGR03560 family F420-dependent LLM class oxidoreductase — protein MRFGLFVPQGWRLDLVGVDPADQWATVLSVARRAEAGPWESVWVYDHFHTVPEPTQEATHEAWTLMAALAAATERVRLGQMCTCVAYRNPAYLAKVAATVDIVSGGRVEMGIGAGWYEHEWRAYGYGFPSAGDRLRALDEGVRIMTELWRTGTSTFSGTHYDTAGALCRPLPLQEGGIPLWVAGGGERKTLRIAAELAQYTNFDGTLEGFTHKSQVLEQHCRDLGRDYGEIVRSANYNIVLGRDEAEVRDRIAARRARLEGLVSPAALEREVASAAPHLPGVGTPEQVVEKLRPLVAAGMTYAITYFPEAAYDTSGIELFEREVVPALRSL, from the coding sequence GTGCGCTTCGGTCTCTTCGTCCCCCAGGGCTGGCGGCTCGACCTCGTCGGCGTCGACCCGGCGGACCAGTGGGCCACGGTGCTCTCGGTCGCCCGGCGCGCCGAGGCGGGCCCGTGGGAGTCGGTGTGGGTGTACGACCACTTCCACACGGTCCCGGAGCCGACGCAGGAGGCCACGCACGAGGCGTGGACGCTGATGGCGGCCCTCGCCGCCGCCACCGAGCGGGTGCGGCTGGGCCAGATGTGCACGTGCGTGGCGTACCGCAACCCCGCGTACCTCGCGAAGGTGGCAGCGACCGTCGACATCGTGTCCGGCGGCCGGGTCGAGATGGGCATCGGCGCCGGCTGGTACGAGCACGAGTGGCGCGCGTACGGCTACGGCTTCCCCTCGGCGGGGGACCGGCTGCGCGCGCTCGACGAGGGCGTGCGGATCATGACCGAGCTGTGGCGGACCGGGACCTCGACGTTCTCCGGGACGCACTACGACACCGCCGGCGCCCTCTGCCGTCCCCTGCCGCTGCAGGAGGGCGGCATCCCGCTGTGGGTCGCGGGCGGAGGCGAGCGCAAGACGCTGCGGATCGCCGCCGAGCTCGCGCAGTACACGAACTTCGACGGCACGCTCGAGGGGTTCACCCACAAGTCGCAGGTGCTCGAGCAGCACTGCCGCGACCTCGGGCGCGACTACGGCGAGATCGTCCGCAGCGCGAACTACAACATCGTCCTCGGTCGTGACGAGGCCGAGGTCCGCGACCGGATCGCCGCGCGACGCGCGCGTCTCGAGGGCCTCGTGAGCCCGGCGGCGCTCGAGCGCGAGGTCGCCTCCGCCGCCCCGCACCTGCCCGGGGTGGGGACGCCGGAGCAGGTCGTCGAGAAGCTGCGTCCGCTCGTCGCCGCGGGCATGACGTACGCCATCACGTACTTCCCGGAGGCGGCGTACGACACGTCCGGCATCGAGCTCTTCGAGCGGGAGGTCGTGCCAGCGCTGCGGTCGCTCTGA